Part of the Quercus lobata isolate SW786 chromosome 6, ValleyOak3.0 Primary Assembly, whole genome shotgun sequence genome, ggttaagtCATTTCTCTAAAAACAGTCTTTTCTATGTACTCCTTAGTGAGTATTTATAAACACTTTgtacttttaaaattaaaattaaaaaataaaaagtatttatgtgaaaattttaaatctcaaGAATATTTATGAACCCCACCAACTATGGTGTTTCTATATTGAAGAACCTTATATTGAGAAGAGTTCATGTGCCTTTAAATAATTGAGAATTTTATGTGGGacgtttttcattttaaattttctcaaatagGGGGTATTGAAAGTGAGgaatatgaagaaaaataaatgatacCCTAATAATATCTTGGTTGATATTCATGGGTAATAAAGCCACAACATATGGCCATCTCCCAAATTTATATGTGTATTTATTGGTGGCGAAAGTATAGTAAAAAATGCATAATATGGTTAGAATGCTCTATAGTCAGTTATGCATGAGTTATTAGTCCGTCAGTTGGTTAATGAAACTATGTTTTTCAAGGAACAATTCCGAAAAGATTTAAAAGAAACCTTTaggaataaaatgcatgaatggcATATTCGGCCTTGCACACagaataattttcaaagtgAATGCAAGGTGGGACTGAGGTTAAAAGAGccaaagaattataaaattcagtccttacaaaattaccaaaatagttAAGCataaatcattttcaaaatattatgaaattttgaatcttAAAATGTTCCCCAATAGAACGAACAAAATTTACTATTCAAACTTTTCCATGTATAAATATAAGTTGCTTTGGCATTGAGAATGGAGAATTTAAATGGTTCCATCTATACCTAATCATGCCTTCGAGCATTCAAAGGGAAAAATGTGGGACTCTCACGGTGTCACAATCCACATGTATGATTCAATAAAAGCGGCTATACAggtataatgtttttattttatgctcGCACTAGTGACATCACCAAAGTAAGTACTTATTCACATATATGATATACGAGCAGAGCTTACTAtttctaaatactaaatagtatCAAGTTATTTTCACGTGATTCTATTAAACGGAAGCACATGTACTCTACATTAAGCTCATCATTTGAGAACAATCGAGattattaatttgttagtattttttggagaaaaatgaGTCTAGTAAAGCTTGACAAAAGGGATCAACAAAAGGCTCGACATAAGAAAAATCATCCAGCAGAAAAAAGGTCATGGCATAGGCACAACTGTTGAGAATGTCGTAGAGGTTTTCTTGCCAGGTCAGGTCCCTACTCCTCTCATTTATATTATATCATTACTTGCTTAGAATAGAGcaaattatgattaaaaaaaaaaatatatatatatatatatatatagagcaaaatctaaaattatttcaaaCCACACTATGGGGAAAGATATCATATATTTCACCCTCCTTTTAGCGCCATATTTACGGGTTAGTTATGTGACACTTATTATTGCCCAACCATAGTTgctattgtttaaataatttctatGTTAAGGGCCAAGAGTTAGACAACCGTATGCTACATGGTTAAACATTTGTTGATAGATTGCATAGTCAACCAATGAAGgaaacatttttcataaaaagaaagcaaaagagaTGGTAGGCTATTTCTACTATTTTGCTACAAAACGGACTTGGCAACCGATGTGCACGTGTGTGTCATATGAGCTGGAATATATACAAGAATTTATTCCCTTATTTGTTTGCAATGATTTTCTTTCGTGAATTATATGCAGCCATATCACGACCTTCTCATATCATTTCATAAGGTTGCCATCCCTGTAAGTATATAATCGACGAAGGTAAAATGAGACACAAGTTTCTCATAAATGGCCTATATGTCGTTCACTAGTAGCCACCTTGGCTTGAGGTGCCAATATAATTGATTATGGAATTTCATATCTTGAAAATATCATACTTAAGATGATGGTATTTTCCATATTTATTCCCCCAAAATTGAATTGCTATCACCCTGCACTATGAAATAATTTATCCAGTTAATTATCTCTTCATTCTactcatttattttaaagagtAGCAGTGTCTTTTTGGGATCACTCtataattttatacataattttctaTCATGAACATATTACCTCATCTCTATCCATACATATTCATAGGCATTGGTGTAtaagtttctaaattttgttCTAATACATTAGACATGAAATTTTATGAAGATTTTCCTTTGGGACTAAGATTAAGtccaaaggaagaaaaatacaGGTACAAACCATTACAAGACCCTTCTTTTGGTCATCATCCAATAGCGAATATACCTTTCATGTTTGAACGGGGGCAAACCCTCTGGATATATGTACATCTTCAAATAGCTGGAATAAAATATAGCAACGATGGTGCCCAGTTCTTGGGCCTTAAGGtcagatttaaaattttcttttccttttagcTCTCTAAGTATTTGCAACAATGTTTGAAGTCAAGTTTTAGGCATAATGACAAATATCATTATTGCCAAATAAAAACCTAGCTATAAGTTTAAAATAAGATCATAACTGTTTACTATGATAAATATGATGACTGTTTATCATAATGGCAAATGTCATTAAAAACACCGAATTCCAAcactctttaaaaagtttaaacacTTTGCCAAGTGTTATTTAGTTGCAAGAGAATAGGATAATAGttatgaaaacaatttttggaaaGGCAAATTGCTTAATTACAAGATTAGTACAAACATGCACAATTGACACAAAAGGCTAGATAATTTCTTGCTAAAGTTAAAAGACTTGACTAGTAATATCTGCTCTAGCTAGTGTGACCTATTTTAGACTTTAGATCTCTAACCGATCAAATGATCTTAAGTCCAtccatttcttttattattctACTATCGCCAAAACCAAGAACAAAGTAGAAATGATTGAATTGCCTATAGAGCATGTGCTTCATACATAAAATAAGACAATTTTATTTGATCGCATGGCATTAATTGTGACTTTAATCCTCACTAAGTTTTTATTCTCTTACATGAAATGATATTGGTTGGACATAAGTTATATCAATTCacccaaaattttgtataatatataAACCTATAAGAGGTTTGCTAGATTACTAGCTTCAGATATGCAAAAAATAGATATTCCAAATTTTCCAAGGGAATGTCATAATTTGACGAAGAAAAACCCttaagaagaaaatagagatatagccaaaagttttgaaaattccaTCTACATCACAAATGCCAAGTTTAACTCCTATTAATTATGGAGTTGTACAAATCTAATGAAGAAGAGCTCTATAAGTAAGAGTTCAATGACGAAGATTTCGTCAAGAAGACTACAACAATGAAAAGATCAAGGTACGTACACAATAGTATTGAGATTTAAGGTCTTCCATTGAGGTaactcatttctttctttctttttatctatGAGATCATTTTACtgaaactaaataaatatcAAGCTTGCATGATTATTAAAAATGTGTATGTAGaacatgttgaaaatattgctataAAATTGTTACAATTATCACAATTAATATGACTATATTATTAGTAGTATATGTTTCATCGTCATGAATCTGAGAAGTTTTATTAAGTTTCCTAAACTTAAATTCTAGATGATCGTGTTCCCAATATGTTCATGAATTTAAGTCTCAATAAATTTCCGTTATCTCCATCAACTCACTAAAATCTTCTTAAATTActctaaaaatcatatactGTGCAAGCACCTAACAAAGACCAGTTTAAAGAAGCATATAGTCAAATAGCTTCAATTTTTATACTTCTTTATGATTCATATAGAATACACTTTGTCTTGTATAGCATGCAATTGCACATTTGTACATCGTCATGCAGCTAGCACTATTGAAGTGACTTAAGCATACAATTAAAGAAGAAGGAACATAAAATTGCTATTACAAACGGCAATGACCATAGAAGTCAAagcacaccaaaaaaaaaaaaaagggttccaATTGTGATAGAGCATTCCTCTAGTCGCCAACAAATGAGAATTACACTCTTCATGTTTGAATGGGGGCAACAACATGGCCTAGTTTTTATGCCTTCGAAAAATCGAAGGCAAAAGAGATCTAGGCCTTACACATGAAGTATCATGTTAAGCTtaagaaaaatcttgaaaagagAGGAGCTCGTCATCTTGAAAAGAGAAGAGTTTGTCAAGAAGATTCCAACAATAAAAAGATCGAGATATGTGACAAAATAATGTCATCATTTAAGGTAATACATTTATTTCTGTCTCTTTTATATTCGTCTATAAAAATTTACACCTAGTAAGGTTTCATGCAAACATGTATGCATTACTAGACATATCACAAAAGAGATAAAACTCTAGGATTacaaggaaataataaaaaagtacacCTAGGCTATTggtaacttattatttatatatgaattgttctaaaattcttttttaaccTAGCCTTGGCAAGTGCATGTGCTACTTAATGCAGATATCAACATGGCCTCAAGAAGGTCCAAAACGATATAGCGTCAAGGAATCTTTCCAGCaataagtgacaagattccttaaatggatgtaagtcaccaaaaaatggctaagtgataagattccgctaagacggatgtaaatcactgatgaaacctaagtgataagattccttaaatggatgtaagtcaccaaaaaatggctaagtgataagattctgccaagatggatgtaaatcactgacgaaacctaagtgacaagattccttaagtggatgtaagtcaccaaaaaatgacTAAGTGATAAGAGTCCGCCAagatggatgtaaatcactgacgaaacCTAAGTGGCAAGATTCCTTagatggatgtaagtcaccaaaaaatagttaagtgataagattccgccaaaacggatgtaaatcactgacgaagcctaagtgacaagattccttaagtAGAtataagtcaccaaaaaatggctaagtgctAAGAGTCCGCCAAGACgaatgtaaatcactgacgaaacCTAaatgacaagattccttaaatggatgtaagttaccaaaaatggctaagtgataagagtCCGctaagacggatgtaaatcactgacgaagcctaaatgacaagattccttaaatggatgtaagtcaccaaaaaatggctaagtgataagattccgccaagacggatgtaaatcactgacgaagcctaagtgaaaaaattctttaaatggatgtaagtcaccaaaaagaaaaatggacaaGATTCCACTAGATCGATCTAAATCGCTGACAAAGTCTAAATGACAAAGTTTCGAAACAGGATGTAAGTCACCCAAAAGTGGCTAAGTGACTAAATACCCTTAGACGAGTGTAAGTAAACAAGGATTCTCACACAAACGCAAGAAATCAAGAATATCAAACACGACAAccagaaaatgaataaaagaagaagCGTCGATGTGATAAAAAATGGTCGTCCAAAGAAATCACCTTATTCTTCAGCAGTGATAAAAAATGGCCGTCCAAAGAAATTAGCTTGCTCTTTAGTAGTGATAAAAAATGATCGTTCAAAGAAATTAGCTCACTTTCAAGATCAAGCTATGATCCCTCGAACGTCCAAAAAGACCTTCAAAAGGTAGATACTAAAAGGTCATCATAGAAATACTAGCATTCCTGAAGAAGAAAGTAGTTGAAGATAAAGAAGTCTGAATctaaaaaagtcaaaaacattCCCTAAGCCTGACCAGCATAAAGCAAAATCGGACTTGGGAATgggggggcaactgatgagtccaaaaaaaaaaacattaaggtCGTCCATTAATATGGATGACCTTGCATCATTAACAAACCAAAAGATGTAACCGCTCAAGCACATTCAACACATTAATGGCGACCATTACTCAGCGGTCTTAAATGCCCATCAATACGATAACTGTTACACATGGGCAATAATCACCTCCAATTATATATGACAGCTATCCAAATCACCTATAAAAGGGTCAATCCATCTCACTTGTGAAGGTACGTCAAAAGCTACTACTAAGCACTatctaaatatgaaaaatatgggTTCATACTAACTTAAGTATCGGAGGCTCCCCCACCGGGCACAACCCGGTGGTCTATTCGATCTATCTTTCGTTTATCTTGCAGGTCTTATGAGATCGTCTAATGCTTTGGATTGCACGAGTGACCCAAACTgacgattttggcatcatcagtttacattttttttttttaaattataaaaagcttattgatattttgatgTGATCGTAGTgatgttagaaaataattaatggAAATGATGTctataaatttaaaagtaaaattaaaaccTGCCAATTTCAATCATCCATTAACTACTACAGTTTTCAGCCTTCCCACAAACGAAACAAGTGTCTCTTTGTAACTTACACAAGAGAAGTCCAAAATTATAGCCAAAGCATGGACGAGCAAGAACTCATTTCGGAGAATTGTTGGTGAGGAGGATATCTAATATTGTAATAAGCAATAATTGTCTCTAAGACTACCACCATTCTCTCTCTAAGCTCcgagaaattataagatccacATGGTGAACAAGTGATGTGAtctaccattccactaaaaaacttccacctatttaaaattgctagttagaaattttttttaaatagaaattaattactaactcagcaattttaaacaagtagaagttttttagtggaatggtagaTAAGTGACGTGGTCTACCAGAggactctataatttctcctCAGCTCTACTTAGCGTCCGTTGGCAAAAACTTTGTCCAAAGCCACAAGACCAACCACCTAAATATGCCACATGTGTACATATATATCATCCAATGAAACATGCAACTACGTACCGTAGTTTTGGACACCCATGTCTCTTAAAGTCCTCATGTTCTTCACCTTTAATCTCTCTTTATTCTCTTCCTTCCCATTCCCATTGGTGCAAACCAAATTCAGGCCCTAGTAATTCATCAGAAACAGACATAGTGGAGAAAGAGAAACAAGTAAACcaaattgaaaatgaataaatttatcGTATCAGGAGTCGCCATTGTCGTTGTAGTAGGTGCAGTCATTGGAATCATAGCCACTGTAAGCCATACGGGCAGCTCTAGCAAGGATGATAATGTATCTACGACTTCAAAATCAGTTAGTGCCATTTGTAGTCCAACTGATTACAAAGACGCATGCATTAAGAGCCTTAGCTCATATGCTAAAAATCAAAGTGCTACCCCGAAAGACTTCATTCAAACTGCTTTACAGGTCACCATCCAAGAGGTGAAAGCAGCATTACAAAAGTCTGGTGTCATAGGGAACAGCACCAACAATTCAACTCAGAAAATGGCCGCGGATGATTGCAAGGATTTGCTGCAATTTGCAATTGACGAGCTGCAAGCTTCGTTCTCAACGGTGGGTGACAGCGAGTTGCATACCATAAGTGATAGAGAGGTTGAGCTCAAAAACTGGTTAAGTGCTGTGATATCATACCAAGAGACATGCATTGATGGGTTCACTCAGCCAGACCTGAAGAATGAAATGTCAAATGGGCTTCTTAATGCTAGTCAGCTGACAAGCAATGCTTTAGCCATTGTTTCTGCACTTTCTGAAATCTTGACTTCCTTCAATATACCAATCAACACGACTGCAAGCTCTCGACGACTTCTTGATGTTTCAGGAGTTGATGACAATGAATATCCTGAATGGCTTTCAGCCAAGGATAGAAAGCTATTACAAAGCAATAGCGGTAGGCAGGTGAAGCCCAACGCGATTGTAGCAAAGGATGGGAGCGGACAATTTAAAACCATCACTGCAGCTCTTGATGCATATCCAAAGGCCAATACtagtagatatattatatatgtgaaGGCTGGAATTTATGATGAGTATATTAAAGTTACAAAAAAACAGGTCAATGTGTTCATGTATGGAGATGGACCTCAAAAGACGATAATCACAGGAAAGAAAAGCTTCCGTGAGGGCGTCCCCACCTTCCAGACAGCCTCTTTTGGTAAGTTATTCCTATATTAGAAGAGTAATGATTGGTGATTCATAAAATGAACTGTTTAATACTTTCAAAAATCAGATTATTTCTATATAGGGGCTTCATTTGATAATATTTGAATCAGGTTCAATTATAAACTTGTGGTGACTTGTAATGAACGTTGATCTTGCAGCTGCGATTGGACATGGTTTTATAGCCAAATCAATGGGATTCCAGAACACGGCTGGTCCAGAGGGACACCAGGCTGTGGCACTCCGAGTTCAGTCAGACACGGCGGTCTTCTACGACTGCAGAATGGACGGGTACCAGGACACATTGTATGTCCAAACCCATCGCCAATTCTATAGCAACTGTGTCATCTCAGGCACTGTTGATTTCATATTTGGTGACTCTAGTACGGTCATCCAGAATTCTAAAATCATTGTTAGGAAGCCAATGGACAACCAACAGAACATAATAACTGCTCAGGGGAGAAAGGATAAACGTGAAATCACAGGCTTGGTCCTCCAAAACTGCACTATTGCTCCAGAGGCATCACTCTATCCTTTAAGACTCCAAATCCGCTCGTACTTAGGTCGGCCATGGAAGGAGTTCTCTCGAACTGTTATCATGGAATCAACAATTGGGGATCTCATTCAACCAGCAGGGTGGCTGGAATGGGCTGGTAACTTTGCACTGGATACGCTGTATTATGCAGAGTATGCAAACCAAGGTCCAGGTGCCGCAACTGCTGGGAGGGTCAAATGGAAGGGATACAAAGTGATCACAAACAGAAATGAGGCTCTTCAATTCACAGTTGGTTCGTTTATCCAAGGAAACCAGTGGTTGGGAAACTCTACCGTACCCTACTACCTTGGGTTCAAAGGCACGCAAGCTTCATGGAAAGACGGACTtccaaaaaaatccaatccatAATATTTGGACGAGAGGATGGTTGTCGATTGCCACCCTTgtctagttttgtttttgttttcttagttCAAACCCTGTCTAGTAATTGAATACTCTTCTATTCTGTATTTATGTATTGATAAGCATTTTTCCCTACCTCAGTTTTATATCATGCCTGATGTTgcaggcttttttttttcctcaaggCACAAAGATGTTgcaggtttttaaaaaattattagatgattaatcaaataaataacCATTTTCCGCATGTTAGtagaatatattttcaaataaataaattcaaaatgtaTTATTGAATACAGAGTGGTGCTATTCACAAACCATATGTACAACTTTTCCACTGAGCAAACAAGAATATTGAGCTGATGCATCTATCCCCAAATATGGAATAGGCACAAAAATTGAACTATCCCATCCCAGATAATCTACAAAAAGCACAGACCACAAGGTCATATCAAGGTAGTAGTTCTGAAAACCTGTGACCCGCAGGGATTCATCAAGGCAATAACACAGGCCCTGTTGTTTATTGATCTCCCCCAAGCATCAACTGCTTGCAGCTTGCCCAATGGTCCGCTGTCACCTACTTTTCAAAGCACTTAAATTGCATTCTAATTTGTAGATACTATAGATATGAGAAAATCTATGAACACAACTTTTGCCACTACCCTAATGTGGTTGACTGTGAAGGGTGGAGAAAAAgcggttaaaaaaaattacatgtaaaAGTGATAAGCAATCACTCAAAGTCTATCACTTTAGAGTTGTGGCACAAAAGTTGCTGACCTAGAAGAACTCTTAGATAATGAGTCTTTCCATTAACAGAATCAGGCATAGTAAAAATGAAGTACTTACTGTGATATTGGGAAACATTAATTACATAGACAAGAGACACTTCATATGAAAATTATCTTTCAAGTAATTGTATGTAACTGGCCTAGAGGTAAGTTTGTATTTTATCTAGTTAAACCAGCCAATCTAATTAGGCATCGAAATACAGCTATACACCATTGGCCTGAAGAACCAATGACATTACATCAAACATCATGACTCTCCCACAAGGCAAGTTCATGAGGGTGTAAGTTTTCAAGTTCCGCAGGCATCTGTGACTTTTCAAGTCTAGGAAACCAATCTTGGAGAGCAAGACAAGATGTTCAAATAAACAAGAGGTCAAGTTTCATAAAGCCACTGGGGAGGAGGAAGGGGGGATAAGCAACTGTGCTAGTgttagaaagtttttttttttagggtaagtaaaaaaaataggtAATAACAATAAGGGTGATAGAGGCAAAAAAATGGCAACACCAACAACATCATCATCTAAGAGCTTCCAGTAATGCACAAAAATATGAAATAGGGCTAGGAATCTGTAATGCTAacttcaaaacacccaaaatatatatacacacacacgatAGGGGATTTAAACCAATGATGTCCTTGTCatgataattgctctttatcatcaggtccatatatataagtaataaaattccATTAAAGAAAAAGCACAAAAGGGACATAACCCTAATGCAGGGGAAGTATGGAAAGGCAAAGTCCAaccaaaaataaagattaaagtaaaagtacaaaaattcaTGATATCCAGGAACTCTAGAAAGTCTGCAGTGGAAAAAGTATAAGACATTGAAGTCTTAACAATAAGAATTTCAACTTCATCAGGTGTTACTCTTTCCCCTCAAAAGCAAAATAGAAATTACAATTACACTAACGAAACATATAAGAACGCACATAAAACAAGTCAAGCAAGATATGAAAGCTATAGCTAAGCCCTACCTATATAGCTCAATTTTCAAGCAACAGAAAACTTATTAAAGAATCTAATATGCAGCAAATCTGAATTCGATAGCAGACGTGGAAGA contains:
- the LOC115950833 gene encoding pectinesterase-like yields the protein MNKFIVSGVAIVVVVGAVIGIIATVSHTGSSSKDDNVSTTSKSVSAICSPTDYKDACIKSLSSYAKNQSATPKDFIQTALQVTIQEVKAALQKSGVIGNSTNNSTQKMAADDCKDLLQFAIDELQASFSTVGDSELHTISDREVELKNWLSAVISYQETCIDGFTQPDLKNEMSNGLLNASQLTSNALAIVSALSEILTSFNIPINTTASSRRLLDVSGVDDNEYPEWLSAKDRKLLQSNSGRQVKPNAIVAKDGSGQFKTITAALDAYPKANTSRYIIYVKAGIYDEYIKVTKKQVNVFMYGDGPQKTIITGKKSFREGVPTFQTASFAAIGHGFIAKSMGFQNTAGPEGHQAVALRVQSDTAVFYDCRMDGYQDTLYVQTHRQFYSNCVISGTVDFIFGDSSTVIQNSKIIVRKPMDNQQNIITAQGRKDKREITGLVLQNCTIAPEASLYPLRLQIRSYLGRPWKEFSRTVIMESTIGDLIQPAGWLEWAGNFALDTLYYAEYANQGPGAATAGRVKWKGYKVITNRNEALQFTVGSFIQGNQWLGNSTVPYYLGFKGTQASWKDGLPKKSNP